A genomic segment from Gossypium hirsutum isolate 1008001.06 chromosome D04, Gossypium_hirsutum_v2.1, whole genome shotgun sequence encodes:
- the LOC107943662 gene encoding pentatricopeptide repeat-containing protein At1g79540, with translation MKLPSLFVRPITHFSSKTSKSHSLSFTPSFSLQDFSVSNEIHSILRTVNPMEPALEPLLPFLSPDIVTSIIKDQPNPQLGFRFFIWATQRERLRSSASEKLVLDMLLRKDNAFDMFWQTLEEVKKCGVVIVPNIFKILISGYSKMGLEEKAVECFGKMKDFDCKPDLFTFNAIIYVMISKKVLLLALAVYNQMLKSNYKPNRATFSILLNGLCKNGKTEDALKMFDEMTLRGIEPNRCIYTIIISGLCRADRADDACRLLGRMKDSGCSPDFVAYNALLNGFCELGRLDEAFALLQSFQKDGFVLGLRGYSSFINSLFKARRYEEAHEWYTKMFEENVEPDVVLYAIMLQGLSKAGKVDNAMKLLTEMTERGLVPDTYCYNAVIKGFCDIGLLDQARALQLEISSHDCFPNTCTYTILISGMCRNGLVGEAQQIFDEMEKLGCYPSVHTFNSLIHGFSKAGQLDKANLLFYKMEIGRNPSLFLRLSHGSSRVLDSSSLQTMVEQLYESGRVLKAFKILMQLADGGNVPNIFTYNILIHGFCNAGNINGAFKLFKEMQLKGLSPDSVTYGTLINGLQKAGREEDAFRIFDQMEKNGCKPSVAVYRSLMTWSCRRGKVSLAFNLWLSYLSSRPGREDAVMKEFEKYFVEGEVEKAILGLLNLDFKLNNFSLAPYTIFLIGFCQAGRVEEALKIFSILDEKNVVVSPPSCVKLIVALCKERNLDQAADMFLYTLEKGFKLMPRVCNYLLRSLLRSRDKRMYAFDLLSKMNSQRYDLDAYLHKTTKSLLYMHRHAREMKSLAPG, from the coding sequence ATGAAACTGCCATCTCTCTTTGTCCGCCCAATCACTCACTTTTCTTCCAAGACATCCAAATCTCATTCTCTCAGTTTCACTCCCTCTTTCTCGCTCCAAGATTTCTCTGTTTCCAATGAAATCCACTCCATTCTGCGTACTGTTAACCCCATGGAACCCGCATTGGAACCTCTGCTTCCTTTCCTTtctccggatattgtcacttccATTATCAAAGACCAACCAAACCCTCAATTGGGTTTCCGTTTCTTCATTTGGGCAACACAGAGAGAGCGTCTACGCAGCTCTGCATCCGAAAAACTCGTCCTCGACATGCTTCTCCGCAAGGACAATGCCTTCGATATGTTCTGGCAAACtcttgaggaagtcaagaaaTGCGGGGTTGTAATCGTGCCCAACATCTTTAAGATCTTGATTTCGGGGTATTCGAAGATGGGTCTCGAGGAAAAAGCCGTGGAGTGTTTTGGGAAGATGAAAGATTTTGATTGCAAGCctgatttatttacttttaatgcTATAATATATGTTATGATTAGTAAGAAGGTCCTTTTGTTAGCTTTAGCGGTTTACAATCAGATGTTGAAGTCTAATTATAAGCCTAATAGAGCTACTTTTAGTATTTTGCTGAATGGTCTGTGTAAAAATGGGAAAACTGAGGATGCGCTTAAGATGTTTGATGAAATGACTCTGAGGGGTATAGAGCCAAATAGGTGTATATATACCATAATCATTTCGGGTTTGTGTCGAGCAGATAGGGCTGATGATGCTTGTAGGCTGTTAGGTAGGATGAAAGATAGTGGGTGCTCCCCTGATTTTGTTGCTTATAATGCTTTGCTTAATGGGTTTTGTGAGTTGGGTCGGCTTGATGAAGCTTTCGCACTTTTGCAGTCTTTTCAAAAAGACGGATTTGTACTTGGATTACGTGGATATAGTAGTTTTATTAACAGTTTGTTTAAAGCTAGGAGATATGAGGAAGCCCATGAATGGTATACAAAGATGTTTGAGGAGAATGTTGAGCCTGATGTTGTTTTATATGCCATAATGCTCCAGGGATTATCAAAAGCAGGCAAAGTTGACAATGCGATGAAGTTGCTGACTGAGATGACTGAAAGAGGTTTAGTTCCCGATACCTACTGTTATAATGCTGTGATTAAAGGGTTTTGTGATATTGGTCTTTTGGATCAAGCACGGGCTCTTCAGCTTGAGATTTCAAGCCATGATTGCTTTCCTAATACCTGCACTTACACAATTCTAATTAGTGGTATGTGCAGGAATGGATTGGTTGGGGAGGCTCAGCAAATTTTTGATGAGATGGAAAAGCTTGGATGTTATCCCTCAGTTCATACATTTAATTCTCTTATTCATGGATTTTCTAAGGCCGGTCAGCTTGACAAAGCAAACCTTTTGTTTTACAAAATGGAAATAGGGAGAAATCCCTCATTGTTTCTTCGGCTTTCTCATGGATCCTCTCGAGTTCTTGACAGTTCAAGCCTACAAACTATGGTCGAGCAACTTTATGAGTCTGGAAGGGTTCTTAAGGCATTCAAGATTCTTATGCAACTAGCTGACGGTGGGAATGTACCCAACATCTTTACTTACAACATATTGATCCATGGATTTTGCAATGCTGGCAACATTAATGGTGCTTTCAAGCTCTTCAAGGAGATGCAACTCAAGGGGCTATCTCCTGACAGTGTGACCTATGGAACTCTTATTAATGGTTTGCAGAAGGCTGGAAGAGAAGAGGATGCCTTTAGAATCTTTGATCAAATGGAAAAGAATGGGTGTAAACCCAGTGTGGCAGTTTATAGATCACTAATGACTTGGTCTTGTCGAAGAGGAAAGGTTTCATTAGCTTTTAATCTTTGGTTGAGTTATCTGAGCAGCCGTCCTGGTCGGGAAGATGCAGTTatgaaagaatttgaaaaatattttgttgaGGGTGAAGTAGAAAAGGCAATTCTGGGTTTGCTCAATCTGGacttcaaattaaataattttagtttaGCACCCTATACAATTTTCCTTATTGGGTTCTGTCAAGCAGGAAGAGTTGAAGAAGCTTTAAAGATATTTTCTATTCTAGACGAAAAGAATGTTGTTGTCTCCCCTCCTAGTTGTGTAAAGCTGATAGTTGCTCTATGCAAAGAAAGAAATTTGGATCAGGCAGCTGACATGTTCCTATATACTCTAGAGAAGGGTTTCAAGTTAATGCCTCGAGTTTGCAATTATTTGCTTAGGTCTCTTCTTCGCTCTAGAGATAAAAGGATGTATGCTTTTGATCTTTTGAGTAAAATGAATTCGCAGAGATATGATTTGGATGCGTACCTTCATAAAACTACAAAATCTCTTTTATATATGCATCGACATGCACGGGAAATGAAAAGTCTGGCACCTGGATGA